A stretch of Garra rufa chromosome 11, GarRuf1.0, whole genome shotgun sequence DNA encodes these proteins:
- the lysmd2 gene encoding lysM and putative peptidoglycan-binding domain-containing protein 2 gives MAEFSPVLPPLRDDGGGGRYGQPLFSRSRSGSESDSELSQSLARTKTRSYGSTASVTAPLGEKYVEHRVTDGDTLQGIALKYGVTMEQVKRVNKLFSNDCIFLRNTLNIPVKTEKRSLFNGLSLESPDSEESTPQESPFVSQDVDAPSPPPEPAVPEPNTRPVQTEELSAKDYLHRLDLQIKQSKQAARKLKEDGGREEDDPANSTSSYQEI, from the exons ATGGCGGAGTTTTCTCCGGTGCTGCCCCCGCTGCGGGATGATGGAGGGGGCGGACGGTACGGACAACCGCTGTTCTCCAGATCCAGGTCCGGTTCGGAGTCGGACAGTGAATTATCGCAGAGTTTGGCCCGGACGAAGACGCGCTCCTACGGCAGCACCGCGAGCGTCACTGCGCCGTTAGGAGAGAAATACGTAGAGCACCGGGTAACGGACGGAGACACTCTGCAGGGTATAGCGCTCAAATATGGTGTAACG ATGGAGCAAGTTAAACGGGTCAATAAACTATTCAGCAATGACTGCATATTCCTGCGAAACACGCTTAATATTCCCGTCAAGACGGAAAAACGCTCTCTCTTTAACGGACTGTCTCTGGAGTCACCCGACAGCGAGGAAAGCACACCGCAGGAGTCGCCGTTTGTGAGTCAGGACGTGGACGCTCCATCTCCTCCGCCAGAACCGGCCGTCCCGGAGCCCAACACCCGACCCGTGCAGACGGAAGAGCTGTCCGCTAAAGACTACTTACACCGGCTGGACTTACAGATCAAACAGTCCAAACAGGCCGCCCGCAAACTCAAAGAGGACGGTGGGAG